One part of the Lotus japonicus ecotype B-129 chromosome 2, LjGifu_v1.2 genome encodes these proteins:
- the LOC130737152 gene encoding uncharacterized protein LOC130737152, with the protein MGSAEKRRSIKDVLKKVKFEVLLIQETKLGDSSSRTGERFAKSLNFKFAEVLAVGSAGGLLSCWDPAIINVSEVIKEQNYILLVAQVPSLQYKICIGNIYGPKSMSSRREVFTKLVEEIERLDICYCLGGDLNGTLNHGERRGMLDEVDPNLGDLVSSLNLIDLPLANADFTWFSSRFGGIWSRLDRWLLSEMIMRDLEGVNQSAESWGLSDHRAKSLSMGAVDFGPKPFKFYNSWMMEEDFNDLVKSWWNSPLLAEWAGANLHDKLKV; encoded by the coding sequence ATGGGGAGTGCAGAAAAAAGGAGATCTATAAAAGATGTTCTGAAGAAGGTAAAATTTGAAGTACTACTGATTCAAGAAACTAAATTGGGTGATAGTAGTAGCAGAACAGGGGAGCGGTTTGCAAAATCCCTCAATTTTAAATTCGCTGAAGTTTTGGCAGTAGGCTCCGCGGGGGGCCTTCTTTCTTGTTGGGATCCTGCTATTATCAATGTCTCAGAGGTGATCAAAGAGCAAAATTATATCCTTCTAGTGGCACAGGTACCTTCCTTACAATATAAAATCTGCATTGGCAACATTTATGGTCCCAAGTCTATGTCATCTCGAAGGGAAGTGTTCACCAAATTGGTTGAGGAAATTGAAAGATTAGATATATGCTACTGTCTGGGTGGGGATCTCAATGGTACTTTGAATCATGGTGAAAGGAGAGGGATGCTTGATGAAGTTGACCCCAATCTTGGTGATTTGGTTTCTAGTTTGAATTTAATTGATTTGCCACTGGCTAATGCGGACTTCACATGGTTTAGCTCGAGGTTTGGCGGAATTTGGAGTCGACTAGACCGATGGTTACTCAGCGAGATGATTATGCGTGACCTTGAAGGGGTAAATCAATCTGCTGAATCCTGGGGCTTGTCCGATCATAGGGCCAAATCACTATCTATGGGTGCAGTAGACTTTGGACCCAAACCTTTTAAATTTTACAACTCATGGATGATGGAAGAGGACTTCAACGATTTGGTAAAATCTTGGTGGAACTCTCCTTTATTGGCAGAGTGGGCTGGGGCAAACCTTCATGATAAAttaaaagtgtaa